A genomic stretch from Engraulis encrasicolus isolate BLACKSEA-1 chromosome 12, IST_EnEncr_1.0, whole genome shotgun sequence includes:
- the agpat3 gene encoding 1-acyl-sn-glycerol-3-phosphate acyltransferase gamma isoform X2 — protein MLLEWWSGTECTLFTDQATVDKFGTEHVIIILNHNYEIDFLCGWTMCERYGVLGSSKVLAKHELLKVPLIGWTWYFLEIVFCKRKWEEDRDTVFKGLGRLKDYPEFMWFLLYCEGTRFTDKKHQISMQVAESKGLPKLKYHLLPRTKGFTTTLQCLKGTVTAVYDVTLNFRDKKVPTLLGIVNGNKYMADMSVRRFPVEEIPDDEKECANWLHKLYQEKDSLQAHYEKEGSFPGPTIRPPRRLWTLLNFLFWAWLLLSPLIQLAWDIFISGSPLPILGFMLFLIIASVAVRRLIGVTEVKKTGSSYGDQEAKKQN, from the exons ATGCTTCTAGAATGGTGGTCGGGTACGGAGTGCACCCTCTTCACAGACCAGGCCACGGTGGATAAGTTCGGCACAGAGcacgtcatcatcatcctcaaccACAACTACGAAATCGACTTCCTGTGCGGATGGACCATGTGTGAACGCTACGGAGTCCTGGGG AGTTCCAAGGTGTTGGCTAAGCACGAGCTGCTGAAGGTGCCTCTGATTGGCTGGACCTGGTACTTCCTGGAGATCGTCTTCTGTAAGAGGAAGTGGGAGGAGGATCGCGACACCGTCTTCAAGGGCCTCGGACGCCTCAAGGATTACCCAGAGTTCATGTGG ttCCTGCTGTACTGTGAGGGGACTCGCTTCACGGATAAGAAGCATCAGATCAGCATGCAGGTAGCCGAGAGCAAAGGCCTCCCCAAACTCAAGTACCACCTGCTGCCCCGGACCAAAGGATTCACCACCACACTACAGTGTCTAAAGGGAACCG TGACTGCTGTGTATGACGTAACGTTGAACTTCAGGGATAAGAAGGTCCCCACACTACTGGGCATCGTCAACGGCAACAAGTACATGGCAGACATGagcgtcag acggTTTCCAGTAGAGGAAATTCCTGACGATGAAAAAGAATGCGCCAACTGGCTACATAAACTCTACCAGGAGAag GATTCCCTGCAGGCGCACTATGAGAAGGAGGGCTCGTTCCCGGGCCCGACCATCCGGCCCCCTCGCCGCCTCTGGACCCTCCTCAACTTCCTGTTCTGGGCGTGGCTTCTACTCTCGCCGCTCATACAGCTGGCGTGGGACATTTTCATCAGCGGGTCACCACTACCTATACTGGGCTTCATGCTGTTCCTCATCATAG CGTCAGTAGCGGTGCGTCGCCTGATCGGCGTGACGGAGGTGAAGAAGACGGGGTCCAGCTACGGAGACCAGGAAGCCAAGAAGCAGAACTAG
- the agpat3 gene encoding 1-acyl-sn-glycerol-3-phosphate acyltransferase gamma isoform X1 produces MGVLAWLKSQFVLQLLIGFVFVVSGLIINFIQLLTCLLWPINKQLYRRINTRLSYSLWSQLVMLLEWWSGTECTLFTDQATVDKFGTEHVIIILNHNYEIDFLCGWTMCERYGVLGSSKVLAKHELLKVPLIGWTWYFLEIVFCKRKWEEDRDTVFKGLGRLKDYPEFMWFLLYCEGTRFTDKKHQISMQVAESKGLPKLKYHLLPRTKGFTTTLQCLKGTVTAVYDVTLNFRDKKVPTLLGIVNGNKYMADMSVRRFPVEEIPDDEKECANWLHKLYQEKDSLQAHYEKEGSFPGPTIRPPRRLWTLLNFLFWAWLLLSPLIQLAWDIFISGSPLPILGFMLFLIIASVAVRRLIGVTEVKKTGSSYGDQEAKKQN; encoded by the exons ATGGGGGTCTTGGCCTGGCTGAAGAGCCAGTTCGTCCTGCAGCTGCTGATTGGCTTCGTGTTCGTGGTGAGCGGCCTCATCATCAACTTCATCCAGCTGCTCACCTGCCTCCTCTGGCCAATCAACAAGCAGCTCTACCGCCGCATCAACACCCGCCTTTCCTACTCGCTATGGAGTC aacTGGTAATGCTTCTAGAATGGTGGTCGGGTACGGAGTGCACCCTCTTCACAGACCAGGCCACGGTGGATAAGTTCGGCACAGAGcacgtcatcatcatcctcaaccACAACTACGAAATCGACTTCCTGTGCGGATGGACCATGTGTGAACGCTACGGAGTCCTGGGG AGTTCCAAGGTGTTGGCTAAGCACGAGCTGCTGAAGGTGCCTCTGATTGGCTGGACCTGGTACTTCCTGGAGATCGTCTTCTGTAAGAGGAAGTGGGAGGAGGATCGCGACACCGTCTTCAAGGGCCTCGGACGCCTCAAGGATTACCCAGAGTTCATGTGG ttCCTGCTGTACTGTGAGGGGACTCGCTTCACGGATAAGAAGCATCAGATCAGCATGCAGGTAGCCGAGAGCAAAGGCCTCCCCAAACTCAAGTACCACCTGCTGCCCCGGACCAAAGGATTCACCACCACACTACAGTGTCTAAAGGGAACCG TGACTGCTGTGTATGACGTAACGTTGAACTTCAGGGATAAGAAGGTCCCCACACTACTGGGCATCGTCAACGGCAACAAGTACATGGCAGACATGagcgtcag acggTTTCCAGTAGAGGAAATTCCTGACGATGAAAAAGAATGCGCCAACTGGCTACATAAACTCTACCAGGAGAag GATTCCCTGCAGGCGCACTATGAGAAGGAGGGCTCGTTCCCGGGCCCGACCATCCGGCCCCCTCGCCGCCTCTGGACCCTCCTCAACTTCCTGTTCTGGGCGTGGCTTCTACTCTCGCCGCTCATACAGCTGGCGTGGGACATTTTCATCAGCGGGTCACCACTACCTATACTGGGCTTCATGCTGTTCCTCATCATAG CGTCAGTAGCGGTGCGTCGCCTGATCGGCGTGACGGAGGTGAAGAAGACGGGGTCCAGCTACGGAGACCAGGAAGCCAAGAAGCAGAACTAG